Genomic window (Dyadobacter fanqingshengii):
CTGATCATACTTCAAAATCTTGTGTTGAATCCCGTTTTCAATTCGATAAGTTTGTATAAAAATTATTGAAAAGACGAATGACATTACCTACAACGAATTTGCGCCCGAAATTTGATGATATCTACATGGAATTAGCAAAAAATCTGGCGCTGCGTTCACATTGTATCAAAGCACAGGTCGGTGCGGTATTAACGAAGGATACGCGAATTATTTCAATCGGTTATAACGGCCCGCCGGCAGGAACCCATAATTGTGACGAGGAGTTTCCGGAAGTGGGTTGCCCGAGAGACGCAAAAGGCAGCTGCTCACTCGCTTTGCACGCAGAACAAAATGCTATTCTATTTGCCGTAAAAAATGGCTCAAATATCGAAGGGTCGACGCTTTTTGTAACGTTAGCGCCATGCATTGCCTGCGCCAGGGTTATTTATACAATGAAAATCAAAAAAGTAATTTTCCTGCATTCCTACGCCGCGTACAAGGGAATCGCGATTGAGGAGGGAGTAGAGTTTTTGAGGCGGTTCGGAGTTGAAGTGGAGCAGTATGTAGTCAATGAGTGAATGACTGAATGAATGTT
Coding sequences:
- a CDS encoding deoxycytidylate deaminase translates to MTLPTTNLRPKFDDIYMELAKNLALRSHCIKAQVGAVLTKDTRIISIGYNGPPAGTHNCDEEFPEVGCPRDAKGSCSLALHAEQNAILFAVKNGSNIEGSTLFVTLAPCIACARVIYTMKIKKVIFLHSYAAYKGIAIEEGVEFLRRFGVEVEQYVVNE